CCACCAGTCGACCTCGTAGGCGCCCGATGCGCCGAGGATCTTCACGCGCGCCGACCCATCAGGTAGGTCGCGGCGCAGTTTCTCGTCGACGTGAAGGTTCCAGGTCGTGGTTGTATCGAAGCAGGCGAGCACGGCCTCCTCGTAGCCGCGTGTCTCTCGGGATTCCTGGAGTTCGACCTGGGTGTTGCAGTTCTTGCAGAACACCCCCTCGAAGGGGATGTGAGTGAAGACCTCCTGCCCGCAGACGGGGC
This sequence is a window from Halopiger aswanensis. Protein-coding genes within it:
- a CDS encoding DUF7567 family protein, whose translation is MSLKVLDRHSEALFEFLWCPVCGQEVFTHIPFEGVFCKNCNTQVELQESRETRGYEEAVLACFDTTTTWNLHVDEKLRRDLPDGSARVKILGASGAYEVDWWSPEPGEDWEPVVRGEFDDVEEPEKVSHLA